From the genome of Fulvia fulva chromosome 12, complete sequence:
CGAAGCGAGACTTGCGTGCTGGCTCTGGCTCGGTCTGGTCGAAGCGCGATCGCTTGCGGGTCGTCTCCTCGGACATGACGGCGGTGCTGGCGAAGTGGCGCTATCGGTGGCGGTTGTAGAGAGCAAAGGCGACCACCAAGCCACAGACTCGAGGAAGTGTCGAGGTCCTGTGTGTTTGTTGTTGTCCACGGGTGTCAGGATTCGCTTGCAGAGTGAACTGGAAGGATGAAGGTGAAGGTGGGCGCAAGCTTTCTGCAGCACGAGCGAGCAATCGCGGGCCGAGAGAATGCCGGCGCCGACGAGCGACTCACAGAACAGAGTCACCTTGACCGAACACCGAACACCTCCAGGGCACATGCAAGCTTGAGACAGCCATTGGATATTCACTTACACATCCACTACTACTACAATGGCTTCGAAACGCGCAATCAGAGCACTGCAATCGCAGCTGCCGACCTCTTCCTCCCTCACTCGAGCTCAGATCACCGCCCAGCATGCGAGCAAATCCCTCTCACGAGCGCAGTCCAGCGCGACCAATGCGACAGCCTACAAACAGCTCCATCGACGGATCCAGCCATTGCCTGCCGTACAACAGTCTGGCAACGTCTCACCCGCTGCAGCTGTGTCTTCCATCCTCTACGAGACGCCCATCCCCTCCACCGCACCACCAAAGAAGCACGTGCTCAACTGTCTTGTGCAGAACGAGCCCGGTGTGCTTTCGCGAGTATCTGGTATCCTGGCTGCAAGAGGCTTCAACATCGACTCGCTCGTTGTGTGCTCGACTGAGGTGGCCGATCTGTCTCGCATGACAATCGTGCTCCAAGGTCAAGATGGCGTGGTAGAACAAGCAAGGAGACAACTCGAGGATCTGGTGCCAGTATGGGCTGTGCTCGACTACACTGCGGCACCACTTGTGCAGAGAGAACTCCTTCTCGCCAAGATCAGCATTCTCGGACCAGAGTACTTCGAGGAGCTGCTTGCACATCACAGAGAGATGACTGGTGACCTAGAGCCAACCATGATTGCAGAAGAGCCAGCGTTGGACGAGGATGGACAGCCCATCCCTACACCAGGTGCAGAGGAGATTGGCGATGTCGACTTCCACCCACGGAACCTGCCTCCATCTGAAGCACTACGACTCAAACACCAGCACTTGGAGACCATCACATATCTGACTCATCAATTCGGCGGCAAGGTCTTGGACATCAGCACAAACAACTGTATCGTTGAGCTTTCGGCCAAGCCAAACAGGATCGACAGCTTCATGAAGTTGATCTCGCCTTTCGGTATCCTGGAGTCAGCACGAACAGGTAAGTTCTGCCGGCCAGCCACATAGTCACAGCACGTCTAACATAGATTTCAGGTCTCATGGCCCTCCCACGCTCCCCACTCCATGGCGCGGAGGTCGAGCAAACCGTAGAGGTCGAAGAAGTCATGGACGCAGCCTCCCTCCCACCATCATAGTCGATGATTGCCTCGGGCTTGTTATGTCGTTTTAGCATATGGCCTGGAGGAGTATTGGTATTTCCACGCAATGTGTACCTTACTACGGCTTTCGCGCTCGCCGGTGATCTACTGTACTGTGTATGTGGGGCGGCATGGTCTTGGGTACAGAACCATCATTTCTTGCTATCGCCCGTATATCCCCCCTTACCAGCCCCTTTCATCCCTCTTCTCATCTCGAGCACGATGCAGTGCTTTCGTCTCTCGTCTCTCGACCCTTCTCTCAGTTCGTTGCTCTACGCCTGCACTCCTTGCCATGCGGATAAGAGTCTTGAACCACTTGCTGAGCTTCTCGATTATCCGGCGAAGCAGAACTCTGAGCCTTCTAGTCGTGACCACCGCCTTTTTGTAGCCATGCAGTAAGTCTGTAGATATCAAACCAACAGGCGGGCGATCTGCTCTTTCATCACAGGCACAGCTTTAGCTGCGTCCAGATCTGCGAACACACCCTTCTTCAACTCGTCCTTGCTCCCATCACCGTCCACCCACCTTTCGTTCAAGCCTAGCGCTCCTGATGTCTCTGGAACCAGGATTTGGACAATGTTGACATCGTTCAAGGCATCGTGACTCTGCCATCCACCTCGCGCATCGAGGAGTTCATAGATTTCGACATCGCGATCTCGGTTCTTGCCTTCGAAGTCACCCCGGCGATGGACGGTGACGCGACAGAAGCGTTGTAGATCGCGGTCACGAAGGTGCGACATCTGCTGAAGGAAAGTGTTGTATGCTTTCGTGTGCTCCGCGTCCAGATACCAGTCGTCGTTCTCCGGGACTAGATAGGTCATCGTAAAGTGGGTGGACGTCCAGTAGTTGCGGTATGCGCTGCCATGCATAGCATGAGCTTCCGAGTAGATCTGACGTGAGGCGAGGATGAGCGATTTGCTTGGTGGTTGAGCATCGAGGAGGTCGACCTGCTCTTCTTCGCTGTTAGGAGTCAAGACAAGTTCGTAGATCTGGTTGCGCAGCTCGGCAGGTAACTCGAGAAGCCGACAGCGAGTGCTATCATGGCTGTTCGCAGTGTCGCGATGCGGTGCTGTGTGTGCAACGTTGTTGTAGTTGTTTTGAGACGTGCCGACGGTCGCGAATCTCGAGTCTAGTTCGAAACTTTGTGCTCTGAGTAGGAGAGTGGTCTCACTTTCTATTTGTATCAGGTGTGAGTGTTGTGTGGGGAAGAAAAGAGAGTTGCAACAAAGTTGAAGAAACGTATGGACTAGCGGATAGATATGCCAAGCTTCATATGAGTGCGCGCTCACTTGCGATGAACCAATGATCATTCACTCAGTACCGAGCATGACTACACACATGAACCAAGTCATGTTCAATCTAGTGCATATCATCGTCCCTATCCACCTTCGTCTGTATGTACAGTGAGAGATGGGCCATGATGCGTTGTGTTAATCTCCGATGCTATCAGGACACGCGGTCTTGGACTTGAACGGTTCCAACGCTTGCGGCTTGAGTACTGCGAAGGCACTTCAACTGATGCACACCCACTCCGCCACCTAACCTTGCTCCCGCTTCGACATGATGTGGATGCTGCAATGGCATGCGCGTGGCGTGGGCACATCAATGCGTAGTCTATGCCAGCAATATCGATATTTGTACTTTGAGCGGCATCACTGCGTCCATATCCCGCGACACCCCCCTCAATCTCTCCCTCGCTGCCGACTCATCGCGAACACCGGTACTGTCGAAGCCCATGTTGCCAGGCATCGAGACCAAACGTCCAGACTCCACGATCGCCATCATCAACTATTTATGACTTCTGCACGTGCACTCTTTATACCAGAAGCCACGGGTGTCGAGCAGAGTGTACTTCGTGATATCGTGCTCTATGTTCCTGGTCAAGTCGAGGCGACAGATGTGCTGTAGGGCTCGCTCCGAGACTTGGTTCATGCTGCTGAGGATGGAATCGATGCGATATTGGCGGTCAATGCTCCACGTCGTTAGCGAACAAGTGTGCTCCATGGTGAAATGTGTTGTGCTCCAGTACCTGCCCAACGCCTCCTTGTAGATGCCGCCCGACTCGTTGTACACCTGGCGACATGTGAGAATGAGCGACTTATCGGGCGGTTTGGCATGCAAGAGCTTGACAGCTTTGCATTGTTGTCGGAGGGAAAGGCGAGCTCGTAGATCGAATTGCGCAGCTCAGGTGGTAGCTTGTCGAGGAAGTAGCATGGGGTGCTCGAGATGCTGTCAGTCGTGTCGGGAAGCAATAGTGAGGATGTCGTGGGCTTCATGTCGAGTGCTACCGGTTTAACATCAGTCGTCGTGGTATGGATATAGTGTATGCTAATGCACTTACCAGACTGCGAGACTGAAGAAGGCACCTCCATGTCGATGTTGTGTACAGAGTTGTGAGTGCTGAAGCTTGCGGATTGAAAGGTTCTTGGTAAGCTCGAATCCAAAATAATTCGCTGCACGTAGTCTTTACTAGCCGCTAGCGTTCACCATCTCTTTTGCCTTTCATGTGACTTAGCCACGCATGTACAAAAGTCCTACTTTTGAATCATCAATTCGGCAGCTTCATTCTTATCATCGGTCAAGACACCGCGCAATCAACTTCGAAGACCTAAGTCAAGGTAAGTCCCATACCAATTGGACAGACCACACGGCACTAATACTCAAAGTCAGGTCTCACCGCAACCATGACCTGCCTCTTCTTCGAGAAGCTCCCGGGCGAGCTGCGCAACAACGTCTACGAGCTCGTCTTCGCCCTAGACAACACACATCCCGTCGATATCCTCAACGCGCAGCCACCGAGGAAAGACTTCCTGCTCACATGCCGACAAGCCAACGCCGAGGGTGGTGGTAACTACCAAGCGGCGTATCGTCAATCCTGGGCCGGTACAGATTTCGTCCTACAGATACCATCTTACGGGGACGACACAACGCAGCACATCAATGCAGTGCAGAATCTCCGACATGACGATATGATACACATCACGAGCCTGGCGTGCAAGCCACGGGAACCGTCAAGTCAATGGTATACCATTGAGCTGGTAGACACTCGCGGTGGCTGGCTCCACACGTGTCAACACTCTGCGAGCAACGAGTCGTCTCATCGATAGCTACACTTCGCTCCTAGCGCAACACACCAGGAAATTCAGATCAAAAGCCAGTTCAATAATAAGAACCAGATGTTGCAGAGTCTGTCCAGCTCTGCGCACTGCTCGATGACGGAGCAGCTACTGAGGATGCTCTGGACCTGAGATCTTTAGCGCTCCTGTAAAGTTACTGGTTACAGTAAGGGCTGCAGTGGGTATTGGCTGGTATCTGGGTAGTGTTTGCAGACTTGCATGAGGCTCGTTGAACGCGGCTTCTCAAATTTGTCACGGAATCATGACGGATATGCTCTACCAGCATAGAGGGTGTACAGCACGAAGAGGGAGGGCAGATCATGACGCGAAGCCAAAGTGGATCAGCTCTTTGTCCGCTAGAACCGCGGACGCCAAGAAGTCAAGTACCGTGATGGACTCGATGGTATAATGGTCGACCTTGATGGCTGAAGCTGTACCTTACATCAGATACCGATCATAGCCCTCGTGATTATGTCTTCCGAGTACTCACATTTGCAGCTTGTCTTCCTCCAAGAATCCATAAACATAATCGTCAACCAGCAATGCCTACATCAAGAGCAGACTCGCTTTCACCCACTCGCGAAGATACCTTGCCTTTCGTATACGACGTTCTGATCGTTGGTGCTGGACCTTGCGGCTTAGCAGTTGCTGCTAGACTACGAGAGCAGACGCCGTCAGCACTGTTCACGGATGAGGAACATCATCGATATCATTGGATTAATAAGCATGGTGGCCATGCATCGATCAAGAACCGAAAGACGGGGCGGACGAGACAGCTCGAGCCAGGGTCCAAGGCGCCGTTGTCGAAGCAGATAGGCCAAGTACAAGAGACGAGACCCGAAACTCCAAGTCGTCGAAGCGCATCAGAACCGTCGATGCTCGTGCTGGATAGCTCAGGCGATAGTTGGATGGCGAAATGGAAGCGCCTCTTCTCGCAGCTGGAAATCTCCCACCTTCGATCGCCAATGTTCTTTCACCCTGATCCGCACGACCGCGATGGACTGCTGGCATATGCACACTCCCAAGGTCGAGAGTGTGAATGTCTTGAGATCGCGGGCTGTGTAGGGAAAGAGCTGAGCAAGCATCAGATGAAGAAGAAGCGGAATAGCCGGAAGAATGGCGAGCAGGCAAGACCTTCGATCACAATCGACGAAAGAGATCGGAAGGACTACTTCACACCACCTAGCGACTTGTTCCAGAGCTACTGTGACTTCATCGCAAAGCGATACGACCTGCTGGACACAGACTTGATTCGCAAAGCGGCTGTGGATGAGATCGACTATGATTTCATACCACAGCTGTCGGCTGATGATAAGCTGTTCACAATCCGGGCCGGGAAGGATACTTACTTTGCGAAAAGTGTGGTCTTGGCCGTCGGTGCTGGGAACGCACCTTCAATACCGAAACCATTTCCGCAGAGTGGCTGTCCCTGCGCATGCCATGCTTTCACAGGTCAGGACGAGGCACTGGCAGCCAGGG
Proteins encoded in this window:
- a CDS encoding Acetolactate synthase small subunit, mitochondrial, yielding MASKRAIRALQSQLPTSSSLTRAQITAQHASKSLSRAQSSATNATAYKQLHRRIQPLPAVQQSGNVSPAAAVSSILYETPIPSTAPPKKHVLNCLVQNEPGVLSRVSGILAARGFNIDSLVVCSTEVADLSRMTIVLQGQDGVVEQARRQLEDLVPVWAVLDYTAAPLVQRELLLAKISILGPEYFEELLAHHREMTGDLEPTMIAEEPALDEDGQPIPTPGAEEIGDVDFHPRNLPPSEALRLKHQHLETITYLTHQFGGKVLDISTNNCIVELSAKPNRIDSFMKLISPFGILESARTGLMALPRSPLHGAEVEQTVEVEEVMDAASLPPS